In Salinarimonas sp., a genomic segment contains:
- a CDS encoding ion transporter, protein MDRLKAFVESRLLERVIMVLIIVNAVTLGLETVPAAMERFGPLLLALDKAILAVFVVEIAARLAVHRLRFFTNAWNVFDFAVVGIALVPATGPLTVLRALRVLRLLRLVTIVPSLRRVVGAMVGALPGMGSVIVLLTLVFYVFSVMATKLFGASFPDWFGSIPASAYTLFQVMTLESWSMGIVRPVMEVYPYAWLFFVPFIVVTTFTVLNLFIGIVVSAMQAVHEAETKEERAEAIAAEKAASEEVAAAATSMQEVNTVLLDEIRALRREVAELRGGSGERRGVA, encoded by the coding sequence GTGGACCGCCTCAAAGCCTTCGTCGAATCCCGCCTGCTCGAGCGGGTCATCATGGTGCTGATCATCGTCAACGCCGTCACGCTCGGGCTGGAGACGGTGCCGGCCGCCATGGAGCGGTTCGGGCCCCTGCTGCTCGCGCTCGACAAGGCGATCCTGGCCGTGTTCGTGGTCGAGATCGCGGCGCGGCTCGCGGTGCATCGGCTGCGCTTCTTCACCAACGCCTGGAACGTGTTCGACTTCGCCGTCGTGGGCATCGCGCTGGTGCCGGCGACGGGGCCGCTCACGGTGCTGCGGGCGCTGCGCGTGCTGCGCCTTCTGCGCCTCGTCACCATCGTGCCCTCGCTCAGGCGCGTGGTCGGCGCCATGGTCGGGGCGCTGCCCGGCATGGGCTCGGTGATCGTCCTGCTCACGCTCGTCTTCTACGTCTTCTCGGTGATGGCGACGAAGCTGTTCGGCGCCTCCTTCCCGGACTGGTTCGGCTCGATCCCCGCCTCGGCCTACACGCTCTTCCAGGTGATGACGCTGGAGAGCTGGTCGATGGGCATCGTGCGCCCGGTGATGGAGGTCTATCCCTATGCCTGGCTGTTCTTCGTGCCCTTCATCGTGGTGACCACCTTCACGGTGCTCAACCTCTTCATCGGCATCGTGGTCTCGGCCATGCAGGCCGTGCACGAGGCGGAGACGAAGGAGGAGCGCGCCGAGGCGATCGCGGCGGAGAAGGCCGCGAGCGAGGAGGTCGCCGCCGCCGCCACCTCGATGCAGGAGGTCAACACGGTGCTGCTCGACGAGATCAGGGCGTTGCGCCGCGAGGTGGCGGAGCTGCGCGGCGGGTCGGGCGAGCGGCGGGGCGTGGCCTGA
- a CDS encoding intradiol ring-cleavage dioxygenase, giving the protein MSAQTEQGYFTEENSAEVVIGRNAACTDERLKEVMAVIIRHLHAAVKEIEPTEAEWFAAIRFLTKTGHMCDDWRQEFILLSDVLGVSMLVDAINHRKPSGATESTVLGPFHVADAPVLPNGANICLDQKGEPMVVRGRVTDSEGRPIAGAKLDVWQANDEGFYDVQQKGHQPDFNLRGVFETDAEGGYWFRAVKPKYYPIPADGPVGQLLARLGRHPYRPAHLHYIVSADGYETLTTHIFVPDDPYIDSDAVFGVKASLIADFEQRDDPARAADLGVGNPFWEVAFDFALAPR; this is encoded by the coding sequence GTGAGCGCACAGACCGAGCAGGGCTACTTCACCGAGGAAAACTCGGCCGAGGTCGTCATCGGCCGCAACGCCGCCTGCACCGACGAACGCCTGAAGGAGGTGATGGCGGTGATCATCCGCCACCTCCACGCCGCCGTGAAGGAGATCGAGCCGACCGAGGCCGAATGGTTCGCCGCGATCCGGTTCCTGACGAAGACCGGGCACATGTGCGACGACTGGCGCCAGGAGTTCATCCTCCTGTCGGACGTGCTCGGCGTGTCGATGCTGGTCGACGCGATCAACCATCGCAAGCCGTCGGGCGCCACCGAATCGACCGTGCTCGGCCCCTTCCACGTGGCCGACGCGCCGGTCCTGCCCAACGGGGCGAACATCTGCCTCGACCAGAAGGGCGAGCCCATGGTGGTGCGCGGGCGCGTCACCGATTCCGAGGGGCGGCCGATCGCCGGGGCGAAGCTCGACGTCTGGCAGGCGAACGACGAGGGCTTCTACGACGTGCAGCAGAAGGGCCACCAGCCCGACTTCAACCTGCGCGGGGTGTTCGAGACGGACGCGGAGGGGGGCTACTGGTTTCGCGCGGTGAAGCCGAAATACTACCCCATTCCCGCGGACGGCCCGGTCGGACAGCTGCTGGCCCGTCTCGGGCGCCACCCCTACCGACCGGCGCACCTGCACTACATCGTCTCGGCCGACGGCTACGAGACCCTGACGACGCACATCTTCGTGCCGGACGACCCCTATATCGACTCGGATGCGGTCTTCGGCGTGAAGGCGAGCCTGATCGCCGATTTCGAGCAGCGCGACGACCCGGCCCGCGCCGCCGATCTCGGCGTCGGAAACCCGTTCTGGGAGGTGGCGTTCGACTTCGCGCTCGCCCCGCGATGA
- a CDS encoding 3-keto-5-aminohexanoate cleavage protein, whose translation MTKPCIICVAITGSLPRKSDNPAVPIKVSEQVDSAHEAFEAGASIVHAHVRNDDETPSSDPEKFARLKQGVEKHCPGMIVQFSTGGRSGAGKARGGMLGLRPDMASLSVGSNNFPTRVYENPPDLVDWLAAEMREYDVKPEVEAFDLSHIHQAVAMNRDGRIPGALYVQFVMGVKNAMPADKDVFDYYVRTVRRLAPDAEWCAAGIGRHQIELNEWAVAAGGHARTGLEDNVRLDRETLAPSNAALVRRVVALCDRYERPVATPAQAREMLGLRASAERRS comes from the coding sequence ATGACGAAGCCCTGCATCATCTGCGTCGCCATCACCGGCTCGCTGCCGAGGAAGAGCGACAACCCCGCCGTCCCGATCAAGGTCTCGGAGCAGGTGGACTCGGCCCACGAGGCCTTCGAGGCGGGCGCCTCCATCGTCCACGCCCACGTGCGCAACGACGACGAGACGCCCTCCTCGGACCCGGAGAAGTTCGCGCGGCTCAAGCAGGGCGTCGAGAAGCACTGCCCCGGGATGATCGTGCAATTCTCCACCGGCGGGCGCTCGGGGGCGGGCAAGGCGCGCGGCGGCATGCTCGGGCTTCGCCCGGACATGGCCTCGCTCTCGGTCGGCTCGAACAACTTCCCGACCCGCGTCTACGAGAACCCGCCGGACCTCGTCGACTGGCTCGCCGCCGAGATGCGCGAATACGACGTCAAGCCGGAGGTCGAGGCCTTCGATCTCTCCCACATCCACCAGGCCGTCGCGATGAACCGCGACGGCCGCATCCCGGGCGCCCTCTACGTCCAGTTCGTCATGGGCGTGAAGAACGCCATGCCTGCCGACAAGGACGTGTTCGACTACTACGTCCGCACCGTCCGGCGGCTCGCGCCGGACGCGGAATGGTGCGCGGCCGGCATCGGCCGGCATCAGATCGAGCTGAACGAATGGGCGGTCGCCGCGGGCGGGCACGCCCGCACCGGCCTCGAGGACAACGTGCGCCTCGATCGCGAGACGCTCGCGCCTTCGAACGCCGCGCTCGTTCGGCGCGTGGTCGCGCTGTGCGACCGGTACGAGCGGCCCGTCGCGACGCCGGCGCAGGCCCGCGAGATGCTGGGGTTGCGCGCCAGCGCCGAGCGCCGGTCCTGA
- a CDS encoding ABC transporter permease subunit: protein MATAGTGAAATGVVSGPTSRALDALGGAPLLWRLVSLAVFCAAWEIAGRSNFNWAFPSFLETMAALWGMIADGSLGAAYLRTLEPLVIGLVVSLGIGVGAGVLMGLRQDVEWVSLPVFITMQAAPMAALIPLITFVYGIGLTAKVLAVCMLAMPVIAINSYKAVRNVTPSLVDMSRSFMGTPRQQVFKIVLPAASPMMFAGIRLGVAEGFSGVVLAELLITPTGIGDLITFNRSIAKFAEMYAVILSIVVFAVVTVSLLHRLETTLFRPEKRGA, encoded by the coding sequence ATGGCGACGGCAGGAACAGGGGCCGCGGCGACGGGCGTCGTCTCCGGCCCGACGAGCCGCGCGCTCGACGCTCTCGGCGGCGCGCCGCTTCTGTGGCGCCTCGTCTCGCTCGCCGTCTTCTGCGCGGCCTGGGAGATCGCCGGGCGATCGAACTTCAACTGGGCCTTCCCGAGCTTCCTCGAGACGATGGCGGCGCTCTGGGGCATGATCGCCGACGGCTCGCTCGGCGCGGCCTATCTGCGCACGCTGGAGCCGCTCGTGATCGGCCTCGTCGTCTCCCTCGGGATCGGGGTCGGGGCCGGCGTGCTGATGGGTCTCAGGCAGGACGTCGAATGGGTGAGCCTGCCGGTCTTCATCACCATGCAGGCGGCGCCGATGGCCGCGCTGATCCCGCTCATCACCTTCGTCTACGGGATCGGGCTCACCGCGAAGGTGCTGGCCGTGTGCATGCTCGCCATGCCGGTCATCGCCATCAACAGCTACAAGGCCGTGCGCAACGTCACGCCCTCGCTCGTGGACATGAGCCGATCCTTCATGGGCACGCCCCGGCAGCAGGTGTTCAAGATCGTCCTGCCGGCGGCGAGCCCGATGATGTTCGCCGGCATCCGGCTCGGCGTGGCGGAGGGCTTCTCCGGCGTCGTTCTCGCCGAGCTGCTGATCACGCCCACCGGCATCGGCGACCTGATCACCTTCAACCGCTCCATCGCGAAGTTCGCGGAGATGTACGCGGTGATCCTCTCGATCGTGGTCTTCGCGGTCGTCACCGTCTCGCTGCTGCACCGGCTCGAGACGACCCTCTTCCGACCCGAGAAGCGAGGCGCGTGA
- a CDS encoding FadR/GntR family transcriptional regulator: protein MEHSLLQLAYGLSYGEAVLGSIPTNADQVEKIRLDPRKSADGEHDMDQLRDQSGSIATLAPAGGREDDPVDRLRAFIREGGYAPGDRLPPERELIVSLDVSRTALRKGLDALEREGAIWRHVGKGTFVAKGESVAPGGPLVDLGRQLTPFRMMRARIAVEPAISREAAINASGEAMMRMRLAMERAAAASTWAEYERQDDAFHRSIAEASDNLLLVALFDQLNQVRRAVAWGAVTRETVRPPADHSSFAEHEAIARAIADRNPEAAYEAMRAHIRSVSARLFEGEH from the coding sequence ATGGAGCACTCCCTTCTTCAGCTGGCTTATGGCTTGTCATACGGCGAAGCTGTGCTAGGATCAATCCCGACCAATGCGGATCAAGTAGAAAAAATCCGGCTTGATCCGCGCAAATCGGCCGATGGCGAGCACGATATGGACCAATTGCGCGACCAATCCGGCAGCATCGCGACCCTGGCTCCGGCAGGTGGCCGGGAGGACGACCCGGTCGATCGGCTGCGCGCCTTCATCCGCGAAGGCGGCTACGCGCCGGGCGATCGCCTGCCTCCCGAGCGCGAGCTGATCGTCAGCCTCGACGTGTCGCGCACCGCCCTGCGCAAGGGGCTCGACGCGCTCGAGCGCGAAGGCGCGATCTGGCGGCACGTCGGCAAGGGCACCTTCGTGGCCAAAGGGGAAAGCGTGGCGCCCGGCGGGCCGCTGGTCGATCTCGGGCGTCAGCTCACGCCCTTCCGGATGATGCGCGCACGCATCGCCGTCGAGCCCGCCATCTCCCGCGAGGCCGCCATCAACGCCTCCGGCGAGGCGATGATGCGCATGCGGCTCGCGATGGAGCGGGCCGCCGCCGCCTCGACCTGGGCGGAATACGAGCGGCAGGACGACGCCTTCCATCGTTCGATCGCGGAGGCGAGCGACAACCTGCTGCTCGTCGCGCTGTTCGATCAGCTCAACCAGGTGCGCCGCGCCGTGGCGTGGGGCGCCGTCACCCGCGAGACCGTGCGCCCTCCGGCGGACCATTCGAGCTTCGCCGAGCACGAGGCGATCGCCCGCGCCATCGCCGACCGCAATCCGGAAGCCGCCTACGAAGCCATGCGCGCGCACATCCGCTCGGTGTCGGCGCGCCTCTTCGAGGGCGAGCATTAG
- a CDS encoding fumarylacetoacetate hydrolase family protein has product MSDFVIAPPETVSVPVAGGGSFPVRRVYCIGRNYAAHAVEMGHDPDREPPFFFQKNPDNLDPSGEFPYPPKTSDVHHEAEVAVMLKAGGRDIPVERALECVFGYALALDMTRRDLQGEAKKLGRPWEIGKAFERSAPVGPVRRVEEIGHLAEGRIALSVNGALRQEGDLNQMIWKVPEMISCLSHYFELKAGDVILSGTPAGVGAVKPGDAMTIEVERLGSMTVRVV; this is encoded by the coding sequence ATGTCCGATTTCGTGATCGCCCCGCCGGAGACGGTGTCCGTGCCCGTGGCGGGCGGCGGGTCCTTTCCGGTGCGCCGGGTCTATTGCATCGGGCGCAATTACGCGGCCCACGCCGTCGAGATGGGGCACGACCCGGATCGGGAGCCGCCGTTCTTCTTCCAGAAGAACCCCGACAACCTCGATCCCTCCGGCGAATTCCCCTATCCGCCGAAGACCTCCGACGTGCATCACGAGGCGGAGGTCGCGGTGATGCTGAAGGCGGGCGGTCGCGACATCCCCGTCGAGCGGGCGCTGGAGTGCGTCTTCGGCTACGCGCTCGCGCTCGACATGACGCGGCGCGACCTTCAGGGCGAGGCGAAGAAGCTCGGCCGTCCCTGGGAGATCGGCAAGGCCTTCGAGCGCTCCGCCCCTGTCGGCCCCGTGCGCCGGGTCGAGGAGATCGGCCATCTCGCCGAGGGGCGCATCGCGCTCTCCGTGAACGGCGCGCTGCGCCAGGAGGGCGACCTCAACCAGATGATCTGGAAGGTGCCGGAGATGATCTCCTGCCTCTCGCACTATTTCGAGTTGAAGGCCGGCGACGTCATCCTGTCCGGCACGCCGGCGGGCGTCGGCGCGGTGAAGCCCGGCGACGCGATGACGATCGAGGTGGAGAGGCTCGGCTCGATGACCGTCCGGGTCGTCTGA
- a CDS encoding transketolase: MPATRDPRLPYLAELEKKLLWLSTWTIHHANHLRESADGLKVGGHQASSASLATIMTALYFATLRPQDRVAVKPHASPVFHAIQYLFGNQTRDKLERFRGYKGAQSYPSRTKDGDDVDFSTGSVGLGVAQTLFASLVQDYVRARGWAADQPEGRMIALVGDAEMDEGNIFEALLEGWKQGVRNTWWIVDYNRQSLDAVIREGLYARFQALFEAFGWEVVTLKYGSLLEEAFREPGGDRLRTWIDTCPNQLYSALTFQGGAAWRKRLMDDLGDQGDLTALIERRSDAELGRLMTNLAGHDLPTLLEAFEGIDHDRPVVFIAYTIKGFGLPLAGHKDNHAGLLTPKQMEGFQAQMKVRPGHEWEKFEGLSLPQAEIERFLAEAPFAREGTRRWSAPAVDVPETMAAPKQETISTQAGFGLILNELARSDAALAERIVTTSPDVTVSTNLGPWVNRRGLFAREALADTFKAERIPSTFNWDYKPTGQHIELGIAEMNLFILLSALGLSHSLFGERLIPIGTLYDPFIARGLDALNYACYQDSRFLLVATPSGVTLAPEGGAHQSISSPLIGLAQDGLASFEPAFVDELAEILRFAFAYLQRDGDAEPDERTWLRDATGGSVYLRLTTRTIEQPRRAMTPDLARDVVDGAYWMREPGPNAEIVVAYTGAVAPEAIEAVGLMAEDRRDVGLLAVTSADRLNAGWTAAQRAREAGLVHARSHIERLLEAVPTHCGIVTVLDGHPATLGWLGAVHGHRTRSLGVEHFGQTGTIADLYRHYGIDAQGIVRAAQALAPGRPIRHLRAI; this comes from the coding sequence ATGCCCGCCACACGCGACCCGCGCCTGCCCTATCTCGCCGAGCTCGAGAAGAAGCTGCTCTGGCTCTCCACCTGGACGATCCACCACGCCAACCATCTGCGCGAGAGCGCGGACGGGCTGAAGGTCGGCGGGCACCAGGCCTCCTCGGCCTCGCTCGCGACCATCATGACGGCGCTCTATTTCGCGACGCTCCGCCCGCAGGACCGCGTCGCGGTCAAGCCTCATGCCAGCCCGGTCTTCCACGCGATCCAGTACCTCTTCGGCAACCAGACCCGCGACAAGCTCGAGCGCTTTCGCGGCTACAAGGGCGCGCAATCCTATCCCTCGCGCACCAAGGACGGGGACGACGTCGACTTCTCCACGGGATCGGTGGGGCTCGGCGTGGCGCAGACGCTGTTCGCCTCGCTGGTGCAGGACTACGTGCGCGCCCGCGGCTGGGCGGCGGACCAGCCCGAGGGCCGCATGATCGCGCTCGTCGGCGACGCGGAGATGGACGAGGGCAACATCTTCGAGGCGCTGCTCGAGGGCTGGAAGCAGGGCGTGCGGAACACCTGGTGGATCGTCGACTACAACCGCCAGAGCCTCGACGCCGTGATCCGCGAGGGGCTCTACGCCCGCTTCCAGGCGCTGTTCGAGGCCTTCGGCTGGGAGGTGGTGACGCTGAAATACGGCTCGCTGCTGGAGGAGGCCTTCCGCGAGCCCGGCGGCGACAGGCTGCGGACCTGGATCGACACCTGCCCGAACCAGCTCTACTCCGCGTTGACGTTCCAGGGCGGGGCGGCCTGGCGCAAGCGGCTGATGGACGATCTCGGCGACCAGGGCGACCTCACGGCGCTGATCGAGCGGCGCTCGGACGCCGAGCTCGGCCGGCTGATGACGAACCTCGCCGGCCACGATCTGCCCACCCTGCTCGAGGCCTTCGAGGGGATCGACCACGACCGGCCCGTGGTCTTCATCGCCTACACGATCAAGGGCTTCGGCCTGCCGCTCGCCGGCCACAAGGACAACCATGCGGGGCTCCTCACGCCCAAGCAGATGGAGGGCTTTCAGGCGCAGATGAAGGTGCGCCCCGGCCACGAATGGGAAAAGTTCGAGGGGCTCTCCCTGCCGCAGGCCGAGATCGAGCGCTTCCTCGCCGAGGCGCCGTTCGCGCGCGAGGGCACGCGGCGCTGGAGCGCGCCGGCGGTGGACGTGCCGGAGACCATGGCCGCGCCGAAGCAGGAGACGATCTCGACCCAGGCCGGCTTCGGGCTGATCCTCAACGAGCTCGCGCGCTCGGACGCGGCCTTGGCCGAGCGGATCGTCACCACCTCGCCGGACGTGACGGTCTCGACCAATCTCGGGCCGTGGGTGAACCGTCGCGGGCTCTTCGCCCGCGAGGCGCTGGCCGACACCTTCAAGGCCGAGCGCATCCCCTCGACCTTCAACTGGGACTACAAGCCCACGGGCCAGCACATCGAGCTCGGCATCGCGGAGATGAACCTGTTCATCCTGCTCTCGGCGCTCGGGCTCTCGCACTCGCTGTTCGGGGAGCGGCTGATCCCCATCGGGACGCTCTACGACCCGTTCATCGCCCGCGGCCTCGATGCGCTGAACTACGCCTGCTATCAGGATTCGCGCTTCCTCCTGGTGGCGACCCCGTCCGGGGTGACGCTGGCGCCGGAGGGCGGCGCGCACCAGTCGATCTCGTCGCCGCTGATCGGCCTCGCCCAGGACGGCCTCGCCTCGTTCGAGCCGGCCTTCGTCGACGAGCTCGCCGAGATCCTGCGCTTCGCCTTCGCCTATCTTCAGCGCGACGGCGACGCGGAGCCGGACGAGCGCACCTGGCTGCGCGACGCCACCGGCGGCTCGGTCTACCTGCGCCTGACCACGCGGACGATCGAGCAGCCGCGGCGCGCGATGACGCCGGATCTCGCCCGCGACGTGGTGGACGGCGCCTACTGGATGCGCGAGCCCGGGCCGAACGCGGAGATCGTCGTGGCCTATACGGGCGCGGTCGCGCCGGAGGCGATCGAGGCGGTGGGGCTGATGGCGGAGGACCGGCGCGACGTCGGCCTCCTCGCCGTGACCTCCGCCGATAGGCTCAACGCCGGCTGGACGGCGGCGCAGCGCGCCCGCGAGGCGGGGCTCGTGCACGCCCGCTCGCATATCGAGCGCCTGCTGGAGGCGGTGCCCACCCATTGCGGCATCGTCACGGTGCTGGACGGTCACCCGGCGACGCTGGGCTGGCTCGGCGCGGTGCACGGCCACCGCACGCGCTCGCTCGGCGTCGAGCATTTCGGCCAGACGGGGACGATCGCCGATCTCTACCGACATTACGGCATCGACGCGCAGGGCATCGTGCGCGCGGCGCAGGCGCTGGCGCCCGGCCGGCCGATCCGGCACCTACGGGCGATCTGA
- a CDS encoding ABC transporter ATP-binding protein, which produces MSMAIPLTSSQAAAPAPEPIIGVRGVHKVYGGGVVALKDIDLDFGRGELTSLLGPSGCGKTTLLKIIAGLLEPTSGDVTVNGRRVDGPGPERAFVFQDFALMPWATVLRNAAFGLELRGVARSVREERARHYIAEVGLAGFEEKYPHELSGGMRQRVGLARALCVDADVLLMDEPFSAVDEQTRRKFQEDLLRLREIEKKTFILVTHSIEEAVYLSDRIVLLSPRPGRLNRIVAPRIDRSGDPDLIRRNPEYLDLIGEIWAGLRAYVE; this is translated from the coding sequence ATGAGCATGGCGATTCCCCTCACCTCCAGCCAGGCCGCCGCCCCGGCTCCGGAGCCGATCATCGGCGTGCGCGGCGTCCACAAGGTCTATGGCGGCGGGGTCGTGGCCTTGAAGGACATCGACCTCGATTTCGGCCGGGGCGAGCTCACGAGCCTGCTCGGACCCTCCGGCTGCGGGAAGACGACGCTCCTGAAGATCATCGCCGGCCTGCTCGAGCCGACATCGGGCGATGTGACGGTGAACGGCCGGCGCGTCGACGGGCCGGGGCCCGAGCGCGCCTTCGTGTTCCAGGACTTCGCGCTGATGCCCTGGGCGACGGTGCTGCGCAACGCCGCCTTCGGGCTCGAGCTGCGCGGCGTCGCACGATCCGTGCGCGAGGAGCGCGCGCGCCACTACATCGCCGAGGTCGGCCTCGCCGGCTTCGAGGAGAAGTACCCGCACGAGCTCTCCGGCGGCATGCGCCAGCGCGTCGGACTCGCCCGGGCCCTGTGCGTCGACGCCGACGTCCTCCTGATGGACGAGCCCTTCTCGGCGGTGGACGAGCAGACGCGCCGCAAGTTCCAGGAGGATCTCCTGCGCCTGCGCGAGATCGAGAAGAAGACCTTCATCCTGGTCACGCATTCGATCGAGGAGGCGGTCTACCTGTCGGACCGGATCGTGCTGCTCTCCCCGCGGCCGGGGCGCCTCAACCGGATCGTCGCCCCGCGCATCGACCGCTCGGGCGACCCCGACCTGATCCGCCGCAACCCGGAATATCTCGACCTGATCGGCGAGATCTGGGCCGGCCTGCGGGCCTACGTGGAGTGA
- a CDS encoding ABC transporter permease subunit: MEIHGFRVPKIAALLFWAALWEIVGRFELLLLFPPLSEVLASLDDVITTPSFLDAARITVAAYLGGLALAVVVGVALGMLMGLVRAADQLLNMWVNVFLSAPLSALVPVIMILFGMGMPTVIVTVFMFAVWIIALDTRAGVLHVSPSLVEMSRSFGASRWQRFRIVLYAALPEILAGIRLGVIRGVKGVVIGQLLVSIIGVGALFSLYSQNFLMAHFWALILILFAFALTLADLVGRLEARIEYYAGARS; encoded by the coding sequence ATGGAGATCCACGGCTTCCGAGTCCCGAAGATCGCGGCGCTGCTGTTCTGGGCGGCCCTGTGGGAGATCGTCGGCCGGTTCGAGCTCCTGCTGCTCTTCCCGCCCCTCTCCGAGGTGCTGGCGTCCCTCGACGACGTGATCACGACGCCGAGCTTCCTCGACGCCGCGCGGATCACGGTGGCGGCCTATCTCGGCGGGCTCGCGCTCGCCGTCGTCGTCGGCGTCGCGCTCGGCATGCTGATGGGGCTCGTCCGGGCCGCCGACCAGCTGCTCAACATGTGGGTCAACGTCTTCCTGTCGGCTCCGCTCTCGGCGCTCGTGCCCGTCATCATGATCCTGTTCGGCATGGGCATGCCCACCGTGATCGTCACGGTCTTCATGTTCGCGGTGTGGATCATCGCGCTCGACACGCGCGCGGGCGTGCTGCACGTCTCGCCCTCGCTCGTCGAGATGTCGCGCTCCTTCGGCGCCTCGCGCTGGCAGCGCTTCCGGATCGTGCTCTACGCGGCGCTGCCCGAGATCCTCGCCGGGATCCGGCTCGGCGTCATCCGCGGGGTGAAGGGCGTGGTGATCGGCCAGCTGCTGGTCTCGATCATCGGCGTCGGGGCGTTGTTCTCGCTCTACTCGCAGAACTTCCTGATGGCGCATTTCTGGGCGCTGATCCTGATCCTCTTCGCCTTCGCCCTGACCCTCGCCGATCTGGTCGGGCGGCTCGAGGCGCGCATCGAGTACTACGCCGGCGCGCGGAGCTGA
- a CDS encoding ABC transporter substrate-binding protein, whose amino-acid sequence MTLARRSLLKTIAGFAAAAGIAVSAGTAAAQGDPLRVALGDIASVESLNLLVAMERAEERGVPMEMTFFNSEDVAVQAVLSGEADIGVGAPYAFIANSEAPIRMFFRMSTLLFFPVVNSEVYSSWQDLDGEEVTVHSRGSGTEALMRLMEQVHGIEYSNISYVPGSEVRAGAMLQGTIDASIVDAANFRLLQEQGGGKFVRLPLDGVNATDEALYASTRVLESRADDMQVFVEELLRTWADVAENPAIVGELRETYGLLPDLPADVAAEAVPYYAEAVENGIYPTDGGEPQDAIDDLKFLSAAGSFEGDPSSADPAAFWDFSVLDAAKAAN is encoded by the coding sequence ATGACGCTCGCAAGACGGAGCCTGTTGAAGACGATCGCCGGTTTTGCGGCCGCAGCCGGCATCGCGGTCTCGGCCGGTACGGCCGCCGCCCAGGGGGATCCGTTGAGGGTCGCGCTGGGCGACATCGCCAGCGTGGAGAGCCTCAACCTCCTCGTCGCCATGGAGCGCGCCGAGGAGCGCGGCGTGCCGATGGAGATGACCTTCTTCAACTCCGAGGACGTCGCGGTCCAGGCCGTGCTCTCGGGAGAGGCCGATATCGGGGTGGGCGCGCCCTACGCCTTCATCGCCAACTCGGAGGCGCCGATCCGGATGTTCTTCCGGATGTCGACGCTGCTGTTCTTCCCCGTCGTCAATTCCGAGGTGTATTCGAGCTGGCAGGATCTCGACGGCGAGGAGGTCACCGTCCATTCCCGCGGCTCGGGCACGGAAGCCCTGATGCGGCTGATGGAGCAGGTCCACGGCATCGAATATTCCAACATCTCCTACGTGCCGGGCTCGGAGGTCCGCGCGGGCGCGATGCTGCAGGGGACGATCGACGCCTCGATCGTGGACGCCGCGAACTTCCGGCTCCTGCAGGAGCAGGGCGGCGGCAAGTTCGTCCGCCTGCCGCTCGACGGCGTCAACGCCACGGACGAGGCGCTCTACGCCAGCACGCGGGTCCTGGAGAGCCGCGCCGACGACATGCAGGTCTTCGTCGAGGAGCTGTTGCGCACCTGGGCGGACGTCGCCGAAAACCCGGCGATCGTCGGGGAGCTGCGCGAGACCTACGGGCTCCTGCCGGACCTGCCGGCCGACGTCGCCGCCGAGGCCGTCCCCTACTATGCCGAGGCGGTCGAGAACGGCATCTATCCGACGGACGGCGGGGAGCCGCAGGACGCGATCGACGACCTGAAGTTCCTCTCCGCCGCCGGCTCCTTCGAGGGCGACCCGTCGAGCGCCGACCCGGCCGCCTTCTGGGACTTCTCGGTGCTCGACGCCGCCAAGGCGGCGAACTGA